From Pleurocapsa sp. PCC 7319:
AGCCTGGGATGGTAACGATTTTGAGATTTATTCGGCAGAAATCGTCTAATAATGGCAGGTTTTGTATAATTCTGGTTTAAGTCAAACTACTCAACCAAGTCAATACTAACAATAGCTACTAATCAGCCCACATCATTTGAGATGTGGGCTGTCTTGATTAGTCGAGGTTCACTTTTACTACTTTGTTCTTTTCATCTTCCGACTTGGGAAGAGTTAGATTGAGAATACCGTCTTTATAATCTGCGGTAACGTTAGTATTTTGAATGCGAGAGGGTAGAGGGATTACTCTGGAGAATTTACCGTAACTGAATTCAGAACGAGTTACACCTTTAGCTTCAGATTTAGTTTCCGATTTACGTTCTCCTGCGATCGCCACTTGATCTGCCATCACTTGAATATCTAGATCTTTGGCTTCCATACCAGGAATTTCTATTTTGAGATGAAGAGCATCATCTGTTTCGGATAATTCAGCGGCTGGAATTTTTGATAAATTACTAAAATTCCCCCCGTTTTCTGAACTTAATGTATCGTCGAATAAACGATTTAGTTGACGTTGTAAAGAATTAACTTCTTGCCAAGGATTATAGCGAATTAAAGCCATGATTATGTCTCCGTCGATTAATAGCTACTTGGATTTATAAGTAGAAAATTTCTGTTTTTTTCTTTCTACATTTTCTATATTAGTTAACTAATCAAAACTCAGTAAGTGAGCTTTGCATCCCATTGTTGGTAGTGTTTTCTGCCCGAATAATTATTATCTACAATTATGTAGTGAAAACTGTACTTATTTTTGTTCGGTCTTTTCACAACTAGTAAGAAGCAAGTAGTAAACTTTGCCTCTTATAAAGTAATTGGTATATTGTAATTTACAGATGATAATGAAACAAATAAAAAATTGAAAAAATCTCTAGAAATGATAATATAGAGAGCCAAATTAAAAAGATTTTTTTAATCTTTTTTAGCTTATTTTTTTCAGTTTTGTATTTGGGATAATATCTATTTAAAAATCTTGTCTGATCGTCAATTGTTCTTTCTAGAATACGAATTTTCTTGCCAATTCTTGCTAATTCTGTTTTTATATCAAGCTCTTCTGTAGGTTGTTGAGATTCAATAATTTTATGTTGTGATTTAGGAATAAGTCCTCTAATCAAAGATGATTGCTGACTGAGCATTTCTTGCAGTTTGGCAATCTCAGGTGAATTAGAGCTGGTCCGGGAAACGTTATCAAGATATTTCTTTAACAAACCCGTATTAAGATGAAAAGAACCATAATAGACAGTACGAATAGCACTTTTAATTTCTTCAGGAGAACTTCTTTTTAATAAGTAGCCATTTGCTCCCGCTTTTAACGCTTGATTAAAATAGTTGATATCATCAAAATTAGTAAAAAAGATAATTTTGGTTGATAAGTATTGCTCTCTAATAATTTGTGCGGCAGCAAATCCATCCATCATGGACATTTCAATATCCATGACGATCACATCAGGCTTTAAAGTTTCTAACTGTTTGAGTGCCGCTTGTCCATCAGTAGCAAATCCCACAATTGATATATCTACTTCATTCTCTAGATAGTTTCTTAAGATTTGTCTAACTGTATTTTGGTCATCAACTATCAGTGTTTTAATCATAAAAACCAGAGCTAATGTTAACGTTGTATCCCCAAGGGCTGATTTGGAGAGAAATAGTTTTGTGATGAAGATAGTGTAGTAGAAGTAGATTAGATGAATCTGAGCATTTGCTTACATTTCGAGTAACTCCAAATCCAGGACGAAAGCATACTAGAAAAACGACTATATATTATTGCTACACCAGAGTCAGGAAATAATTACAGGGAAACTTATGAGCGACATCCTTTATGAAGAAATACCTTCTGTAGATTTAAACGATTTCATCTCGGATGATCCTGCCCGTAAACAAAATTTTGTGCAAACCCTAGGCGATGCTTATCAAAACATTGGTTTTGTGGCAGTGAAAAATCATGGGTTGTCTGATGAGCTTTCAGCAAGACTTTACCATTCCGTTAAACAGTTTTTTGCTCTACCTGAAACTACTAAACTAGCCTATGAACTAGAAGGCCTTGGAGGACAAAGAGGATATACGGCCAAAGGAAAAGAACACGCTAAAGGCAGAGATATCGGAGACTTAAAAGAGTTTTACCACGTAGGACAAAACATATCAGCAGCCGATTTAGATCGTTTAGGTTATCCGCAAAATATATTTCCTAAGGAAGTACCGGAATTTAAAGCTGCTACCCTAGAAGCCTTTCACA
This genomic window contains:
- a CDS encoding Hsp20/alpha crystallin family protein, which translates into the protein MALIRYNPWQEVNSLQRQLNRLFDDTLSSENGGNFSNLSKIPAAELSETDDALHLKIEIPGMEAKDLDIQVMADQVAIAGERKSETKSEAKGVTRSEFSYGKFSRVIPLPSRIQNTNVTADYKDGILNLTLPKSEDEKNKVVKVNLD
- a CDS encoding response regulator transcription factor, which produces MIKTLIVDDQNTVRQILRNYLENEVDISIVGFATDGQAALKQLETLKPDVIVMDIEMSMMDGFAAAQIIREQYLSTKIIFFTNFDDINYFNQALKAGANGYLLKRSSPEEIKSAIRTVYYGSFHLNTGLLKKYLDNVSRTSSNSPEIAKLQEMLSQQSSLIRGLIPKSQHKIIESQQPTEELDIKTELARIGKKIRILERTIDDQTRFLNRYYPKYKTEKNKLKKIKKIFLIWLSILSFLEIFSIFYLFHYHL